A segment of the Necator americanus strain Aroian chromosome IV, whole genome shotgun sequence genome:
tatgttttcttgttatgccaacaaGGTTTAGGTGAGACTTTATTATTGGCATTACGTTACGACAaattcgtctttatcaaaggcctgaaaatggttcgaggtcttcgATGTCATGCATATCTCATTAAATTAGGGTTGTGTTCTCCTTCTAATGCGATCTTTTTAGGAGAAGTGATGATGTGTCAGTGCAGAGATAGATCTAGTGTTACGAGAAAAGATTTGTTCCAACGTAACTTCACCACTCATGGTGAACACCATCACAAGTCTGACGtagcatcagaaaaaaagatgccgAAACCAGGAGTCTTTCGACTGTGTAGAGTCTTGAAAGCATGGAATcatgaaaaactgcaaaaacacGCCATCCTGGAGAAAGCAGGCTTAGTTAGGTTAAGATTAAACTTGACTTAAAATCAAACGCAGAATCAGGATTGCTAGCGAACGATAATTTAGCGGAACTGCAATCTCCAGCCTTCCTTATTGTGCTTTCGAAATACGCGCTCTTGGTGAGGAGCGCGTCGACTGTCCTGCATGAGGATACGCAGTCTCCCGGATGCACGATTTCATCACCACGGGTTCGGGCGAGAgatattatttcaaattctgcCACCGTCGGTAGACATCTTCAGTGAGTATGCCGCCTAAATTCGACCCTACCGAGATCAAGATTGGTAAGAATCGTAGTGTTTTGCTTCTTGTAGAATGTCTGTTCCTGACTTTACATCGTAGTGAAGGTATCCTTAAACAACAACTTTTTCAGTATATTTGCGTTGTGTGGGTGGGGAAGTGGGAGCGACATCCGCTCTCGCTCCAAAAGTCGGACCTCTAGGTCTTTCCCCGAAGAAAGTTGGTGACGATATCGCCAAAGCTACACAGGACTGGAAAGGATTGAAAGTCACATGTAAACTTACCATCCAAAATCGTGTCGCCAAGATCGATGTGGTTCCGTCGGCAGCATCACTTCTCGTCAAGGAACTCAAGGAACCTCCACGGGATCGCAAGAAGGTTAAGAACGGTACGCACCTTTGGCAGAGGGTCGAGAGTCCATATGCTCTCATCCCCCAGTCTCTTGTTTTTGCATAGACTGGTAACGAACAGGGGTGTTGTTTTAGTGAGTTCCTTTCTTCCGAGCGAACAATCTGCTCGCTCTATGAATTTGCTGTTTTAGTGAAGCACAATGGTGATCTTACTCTGGATTCGATCATCAAGATAGCAAGGATTATGAGGCCTAGGTCGATGGCGAGGAAGCTGGAGGGAACCGTTAAGGAAATACTGGGTCAGTTGAAAGCCTTCGAAGATTTTTGATTTCGTCTATTTTCTGGTATGTTCTAGTAATTAGAtgcttttttcaggaactgCGCAATCAGTTGGATGTACCATTGATGGGCAACATCCCCATGATATAATTGAGCAGATCGCTAGTGGCGAAATTGAGATCCCAGCCGAGTAAATTGTTGATTACTTTGTTGTTTGAATAAATTGTTATTTACAAGTTCAAGTCTTTGATAAGTATCCGAAGAAACTATACGGAGATGTTGCATCCGTTCTTTTTTGATAGTGGTTGCGCTGTGGGCGAAATATGCAGTGCGGATTCTGAGATAGCTCTAGCAGAAATAATTCGTATAGGTATCTAGAAGATCTTTTATGTGAAGTGTATGTTTCCGAGATGTTAGATAATGTGACTGGAATGTCGGAAATGGAAGTTTTCTTGTTGGAGTGTGGTCGGTCTCATAAAGAATACACGAGTATATCACACCTAAGACTGCAAGTCTATCGTGAAGCGTGTCAGAGGTGAAGGTGTGGGTTCAGTGGTTCGCGTACCCAAGaagttcttgtttttgttgttccaCCTCAGCAATCCTTCGATGCGCGCAAGGTGATTGGATCTGTGAGCTAAATATGAGGTTTGTTAGTAATCCGTCGTACAGTGTGGATCAAACGCTGTTCATAGCTCGCCGTGCAAAAAACTACAGGGAGGTTCGCTTCCTCGCCAAATTCTAATACGGCTTCAAGCAATGCGGATAACCTTTCTGCAGATATAGAAGTTCCAGCTGAGAAATGATACTCTCGCGTTCTGGACAATGAGCTTGTTCCCTCGATTTTGCACCACATGGTCTGTCttcttccaaatatttttttttctcacaaatatAACCAATATCAACACTTCAACGTCACCTTCagtttcaattatttcattcGGTCGGAGTCTTTCTTTGATCTGCTTAGGTGGGACAGCAGAATTTTAATGGTAACAGGTGTTATTTCGGCTTGTCATCAAGTAATatcaaaatagatttttttttaaatgaacatGAGAAATAGCTTTGCTATGTTTATGTTAATCTGAACACGAAAACAATTGATCTAGCCGGCATTAATTTGCTGAAGCATATCACCTGCGTCAACGCACATATTATTGCAATGTTATAACAGCATTGTAGTTTCGTGTCGTCGTTGACTTCGCGTGTCATTCGAACCGTGCCGTTGTAAGTTATTTAAGGATTTGTCACTCAGTTCTTTTCTTGGAAGAAAGGCATGGTTGCCGCCGGTGCTCACACTCATTTTGTACACGCGGTATTACCAAGATTTTCCTTCCATGTACAGTGCCCGTGGGATAACCATGGATCCCATGTAGCGATGACTGCGTTGACTGCTATCGATACATATACTGTTCTGCACGACATTAGGAAGACATTTCATGCATTTTGATCGTACTTTTGTAGCTACCTACTTCAGTAAAATATTTGCAGATGCAGGTTTGTGtacttcaagaaataattaaaaccTATCTACAAAGTCGGGTTATCTCGTATTTGTTGTATTTCATTGTCAAACGTCTGCGGTATCATCATTCAACACTCACTTGCAGCGTTAAATGAGCTCTTCTTAGCGAAGACACCATAGACGCTCCGCAGCGGAACGCAGCACAGAGATCAGGTGATTTTGACTGGACTGCAGGGTTTCATTTCACGACGTTTTCTTTCGTCGTTCtggttctttgtttttctgagCAATGAAAAATGCACAAGGACATAGTAGGGTTTCCTATCGATTGATGTTGTGTTGAAATAAGAAACATACGTTAAAATGCGAGATCATAAAAATATTGGACGACACTTATCGACTTTCTAATACCGTACAATCAGTATTCCCCTTCAGACAGCTTCCACTGTTCGGTCACTTCGTTTCTGATTGCCTCTTTCACATAGAGTAATTCGCAAGATCTAAAAGAAACGTGTAGTACTCGTCTAGGATTTCCTTTTATTAGCCTAGAAAAAACTGGGCTTATTTTTAACACCGGCTTTTCTCCTTTAGAAGTGTTGGGACCGTTGCTGTTTTTGCAATTTCCATAATCTAGATGCCCTACATGGGCGAACCAGTCTCACCCAGTGCCCGTGGCTGGACAAACGCACCAGTCCGTAGCTAAGCCCGTAGCCGTCTTACTC
Coding sequences within it:
- a CDS encoding hypothetical protein (NECATOR_CHRIV.G13638.T1) produces the protein MPPKFDPTEIKIVYLRCVGGEVGATSALAPKVGPLGLSPKKVGDDIAKATQDWKGLKVTCKLTIQNRVAKIDVVPSAASLLVKELKEPPRDRKKVKNVKHNGDLTLDSIIKIARIMRPRSMARKLEGTVKEILGTAQSVGCTIDGQHPHDIIEQIASGEIEIPAE